Below is a window of Leisingera sp. S132 DNA.
GCTTTTTCGTCTTTTCAAACTTTTAGCTTGGACGAAAGCCGGAAATTGCTTATAAAGGGATCACTGCTCGATAGGTTTCTTGCCTGTATGAAACCTGCCTCAATAACTAACGCCCGCCTTGTGCGGGCGTTTTTTTCTGCCCGTTTCTCTCTTTTTACAAGTGGTGAAAATGGCAGGAATGACCTCTGCGGCATCCGTAGTCTTACGCGTTTCTTTTGCATCTGCAGCATGGCACAGTGATGGCAGATTCAGTCAGTCATGAGGTAGGACGCGATGACCTTGCAAGGAAAGACCGCCGTTATCACCGGATCGAATTCAGGCATCGGCCTGGGGGTGGCCCGCGAGCTGGCACGGGCAGGGGCCAATGTGGTGCTGAACTCCTTCACCGACCGGGAGGAGGACCACGCGCTGGCAGCAGAACTCGCCCGTGAGTTCAGCGTCAAGGCCCAGTACGTTCAGGCCGATATGTCCAAGGGCGCCGACTGCCGCGCGCTGATCGAAAAGGCAGGGGCCTGCGATATCCTGGTGAACAACGCAGGCATTCAGCATGTGGCGCCGATCGACGCGTTTCCTCAGGAAAAGTGGGATGCGATCATTGCGATCAACATGAATTCGAATTTCCACACCATGGCAGCTGCACTGCCCGGGATGCGTGCGGCAGGCTGGGGCCGGATCGTAAACATTGCGTCAGCGCACGGGCTGACCGCCTCGCCCTACAAGGCCGCTTATGTGGCCGCCAAACACGGCGTGGTGGGCATGACCAAGACGGTTGCCCTGGAAACCGCGGAGGAGCCGATTACTTGCAATGCGAT
It encodes the following:
- a CDS encoding 3-hydroxybutyrate dehydrogenase, which gives rise to MTLQGKTAVITGSNSGIGLGVARELARAGANVVLNSFTDREEDHALAAELAREFSVKAQYVQADMSKGADCRALIEKAGACDILVNNAGIQHVAPIDAFPQEKWDAIIAINMNSNFHTMAAALPGMRAAGWGRIVNIASAHGLTASPYKAAYVAAKHGVVGMTKTVALETAEEPITCNAICPGYVLTPLVEAQIPDTMEKYGMDREEVIKKVMLERQPSREFATVEQLGGTAVFLCSDAAAQITGTTISVDGGWTAL